The nucleotide sequence AAATATTGCAGATATTCCTTTTAGTCTCTATGAATTCTTATTGTAATGAGGATCATGAAATTTTCACCTTGTGTATTTCAATTTTAACATTCCCTTCTTCACTAATTCTTTCCCTCAaacatctgctttttaaaatgttaattttgggtggggggtgtcaagatggtggagaagtagctggctgagttgacatcaggtagcaggagaacagctagatagtttatcaaacaattccgaacacctacaattCCAataggagatggaagagaagcagcaattatagaaacagaaaatcgacctctttctgaaaggtaggacctgaggagaagtgaatccaaagtgacgggaagatagaccgtggggggaggggccatctCACAGCAAgaggcagagcaatggagcactaaatcagaacttttaaaaatctgctccaCTGCGGtccatcgctccagaggctaagtcagggtgaagcccatgtggggacagtgtggtctcatgtcccatggggtcacagtaGGATCGGGGTTCttgagtgtcacagaacttgcaggtattagagcaggaaagctagctgcagagatggagctgcggagtgagctctcaactcggggttaccttaaactgtggtCCGTGTCACAGTCAGACCGCTGCTctatgagcacagagcccacaagATCCGGGGAGATCCACCTGGAAATGTGGAGACTCCAGgaggggctgtgtgccagacacagagactcttggtcacaggctggatgagcttggagcacggctggaggccagggagatgggagtaattgagcGCTTTTCTtggagggtgcactgaggagtggggcccccagctctctgcttctccaggccagagattgggaagctgccattttcattcccatcctccagaactctacagaaaacaatcagggaacaaaagctccagaaagtGAAcctgaacccaagcagattacttatcCTGGCCCTTcctaagggcagtgcaattccgcctcaggcaaagacacttgagagtcactacaataggcccctcctccagaatatcagcaagaaatccagccaagaccaagttcacttaccaaggagaacagcaggattccagaggaggagaaagcaaagcatggaattcaaggctttctccccatgattctttagtcttgtgaaattaattaatttttttaattttatttttttcttatgctaaattttttttaacttttagtctttcctcttttaatgttttttaactagtttagcTTAACAATACCTTccataaaaaaatcctttttgagCCTTCATTATCATAGTCATATTTTACCCTTCATTgtatgtaactttattttttgtatacacatagggttttttcttctaaaaaaaattttgggatagagcttcttctaatacatcaaaatataccctaaatttagtgcagggctttgttctagtcttcagcctgagcacattctctccactttctttttctttattctcccaacgaACTTACCTTATCAACACctcttttagaaattaaaaaaaaattttctttatctttatactcatatcccatcccttcatcatgtttacccttagtGTGTACCCTTAGTTTACCCTTAGTGTATACACTtagtgtgtgtctatatatatatatatatatatatatatatatatatatatatatttcattctttaaaatttttggaggtagtttcttctaagagaccaaaataatccaaaattaaTTGGTTGACTCTGTCTTATTCAAtcgtctaatatatatattttcttttttatattttttctttatttattttaaattttttcattttattttattttattttattttatttcttttcagtgtcccagaattcattgtttatacacctcatccagtgctccatgcaatatgtgccctccataatacccaccaccaggctcacctagcCCCCTAacccacccctccaaaactctcagtttgtttctcagagtccacagtctctcagtaTTTATAACACTTAGCAAATTTCTTATAACggcctttttcaaaagaaatttagttaaaaaaagagaataagggAAATGGTCTTAAGTAAGCATATGCTACCATTTAGGTGTTtgtatgcattatttttaaattaatttaaaaaattttttataaacatataatgtatttttatccccaggggtacaggtctgtgaatcgccaggtttacacatttcacagcactcatcatagcacatacactccccagtgtccataaccccaccaccctctcctgaccccccacccccagcaaccctcagcctgttttgtgagattgagtctttcatggtttgtctccctcccaatcccatcttctttccttttttctttttatatccccaaacccccacattacatctccactttctcatatcagggaaataatatgatagttgtctttctccgattgacttatttcgctaagcataataccctctggttccatccatgtaagcgcaaatggcaagatttcatttcttttgatggctgcatggtattccattgtatatatataccacatcttctttatccattcatctgttggtggacatctaggttctttctacagtttggctattgtggacactgctgctataaacattcagggaCACGTGCccctttgtatttttagggtcAAAACCCAccagtacaattgctgggtcgttCGATAGTTCTACCTTTTCAGATAgttctgctgttttccagagtggctgcaccagcttgtattcccccCAACaggtaggagagttcccctttctctgcatccttgccagcacctgttgtttcctgacgtgttaattttagccattctgactggtgtggttttgatttgcatttctctgatgcttAATGATGTGAAGCACTTTTTTATGTACGTGCTGGCCTTACCCAATAATTCTTATGCATTTTTGAACTAGCATTGTCTGTGCAGAGCTGAACTATAACACTAGGGTGGGTATTGTCTCAAATAAAGGCTATACCCATGCAAGATATTTTATTAGTGAAAAAACATTCAGGATAACCAGAAATATCTAAGATTTTACCATTAGAGTGAGAAAATATGtctaaaaggataaaaataaccTCTAAAGGATacaaaggaaagaattaaaatggGTGGTTCCTAATATCTAGgggaattcttttcttctttttttatccttaaCTTTtattcagttccttttttttaaattgtgttatgttagtcaccatacaatgcatCAATGGTTtttgggatttcattaagataaagaatttctgcacagcaaaggaaacagtcaacaaaacaaagagcctAGTGGAGAGAATTCTTTTCTAATTGTCTTAGATGGAGCTGTTCGTCATGCAGTTGCATGGTTATTTTTCCTACGGTATTATGTGTACAGTCATCGTGGACTGTCTGCTTCTGCTGTTTTTCCAGAAAACCTCAGTTTAAGATCTCTAATATGAGTAACTTTTTCAGTTTCTGTCAGTGAAGAATATATGATGTCATAGTATTTGATAAACATTAACCAAGGATCCATTTCCTATACTTTATCTGCTGAATTAGTAATAAATTGTACATATAAGGTTATTTCACAATTCTCAATGACAgttttttttctgggattttgtTCAGGGCACCAAAGGTTTAGGTCATGTAATGGTGATGAAATGAATGTCCGCAGAGCAGTCTGTATCTGTGATGAAAGGAAGACTGACAAGGCTTTACTATCTAGTTCAATAGTTTGGGAAGGCTGGAATGGGTATGGTTTGGGACATCTGAGTTATGTGGGCTACAGTGACCAGTTCAAAGTGAGACAGCCTAGGACTTTGTAAGGAAGACACAGGGCCATGAAGGCTAAGGCTGTACCAGACCACAGCAGTTCAAGGGTAACGGCTACAGTAACTCATTTCAGTTTAACATTGCATTTGTTGTTTTCACTTTTCCACAGGATCTGGGTGTGATAGAAGAAGAGAAGTTTCTATGTGAGTCCTAACTTTACCTAACTTTCCCAGAGACATTTGCTCTGCCCTCTAGAGAGTATTTGAAATTGTATAGGTATGAAACACAGAATCCAACTGATatttgactctttaaaaaaaaaaaatctatttgtttacttgacagagagagagcacaggcaagggaaTGGCAGCCAGAGGGAATAGAAGccggctccttgctgaacaggatgggagactcgattccaggacctcaggatcaggacctgaggtgaaggcagactctcaaccGACTgcgctacccaggcgcccctgatatttGAATCTTGTGATTGTTGAGACTTTCAGGAAAGAGAATGGTTCAATCCatgtagaaaataatatattattacccATCCACAATCTAAGCTCATGCAGGGAATGCAACTGTGTTAGATCCCTTTGGAGATACTCAAATGTTTCCTTAGGACAGTATTTGAGAGCATATCCCACCTTTTCAGATTTTTTGGGATCTCATTGACTCCCAGAAAGGCATGGAAAGCCCCATTGTCTGCCATCCTAGAAAAGTCTCCCCACTAGTGTTTGGTTTAATGTTGCATCCAGTATATTCCCAGTGTGAAGTGTTGTCTCTGCTGGATTGTAGCAAGTGTTCATTGGTATCATTTGGCTACACTAGACAGCTGTCCTGGCTTTGCTACATCTTGTTCTCATGAATCAGCAAATCAATCATTCAtagtgattctttaaaaatttagtgCCAAATATTCTACAAACAAGATAGAATTAATTGAACttttccttggttttgtttttatgtttttagagaAGTGCTTACATAAGGACCATCTTTGAATTCATATTTATGATGACCTGCTCAAGCATTTTTTCTTAGCTTCTACCAGTGTCTTTTTAAACCTGAGACATTGTTTtgatgacaatttaaaaaaattttcgtGAATACATGAAATAATTAATGTATTTGCTGCTCCTTTCTAGTAGAATGCAGGAGATACGTGAAAGGGTTAAGAAAAGTTGGAAACGTAAGAAACCAGATTGTCTTTATAGTATTGGGAGCAATGACCAACCTTAAAAACATACTCACTGACATCAACCACATAATTTTTTGTAAATTGACATATCCAAGAGATACTCATTAGTTCAACTACTTGATTTAATGATGCTTCTCAAGGGACTGGATTTTGTAAAGAGGTCTGGAGTAGTAATTGCATGACCAGTCTGGTCGTGTTTTTCAGTGTTTAAGGATTCTGGCCAACAAGCACCCATTTCAGACCCTGTCCACCAGGGGGTGCAGCTTCCTACCGCAATCACATTTCCTGTGTGAAATGTGGGCTTCCACTGATCATTTCTCTGTCACTCCAAACTTATTCatggtaagaaagaaaaacattatttaggTGACACGCCAGAGATGAAGTGTTCCCTGGGCTTTGGGACTGTGGTACTCTTAATGCTTGGTAAGTAAAATCCTTCTTAAaatttggattctttttcttttgtatcagTAATAAGTTGAACTATAATTTATCCAAGAGCTTCATGCCAAAGGTGACAcaggtctcttttctttttcctcaggacAAACCCGTGGAGACTCAGTGACTCAGACAGAAGGCCAAGTGACCCTCTCAGAAAATGCTCTCCTGACTATGAATTGTACTTATTCAGCATCAGGGTACCCTGCCCTTTTCTGGTATGTCCAGTATCCAGGAGAAGGTCTAGAGCTCCTCCTGAAAGCCTTGAAGGACAAGGAGAAAGGAAGCAACAAAGGGTTTGAAGCCACCTACGATGGCAAATCCAACTCCTTCCACTTGGAGAAACGCTCAGTGCAAGCCTCAGATTCAGCTGTGTACTACTGTGCCATGAATGACACAGTGATGGGGACTGTAGGGGGAGCTGAGCACAAACTCTGAGCAGAACAGGGGCCTAGAAGCTGAGCATCTCTGCCTGATCCATTCTGGTTCCAGCACAGTCTGTGGTTGTTTGTCCATCAGTGTCTGGTTGATACAAAATCATTCAAAGAACAAGAGTATAGGAGCCAGAATAACATTCCCCAACTCCAGGTGTTCCTTAGTGACATTGAAAACCATTTGATGGCAAGAGTTCCTCAGCCAGAGTGTAACTAATTTCAAGGTAGAATCACATAACAATGATGTGATCTTGTGGTGATCCTTGCTGTGAACGTCCAGCCCCACAAATTGTTCATTGGCACCCTGGTAGTTGTTTCTGTGTCTATGACACTTTTAGAGACACACGGTGTGCCTGAGAAGGTGGTGATGCCTAATATCTTCCTGACAGAGAATGGCAGTGGAGGTGATGGAGACCATCAACCCCAAAACAGGTTTTagtagagaaagaagggaagggaagaaaggaggaagaacacATGTACTTGACCAAGGAAAGAGAGGTCAGGGACCTCTGCCCTGCGTTTTTTTCTAGTAAATCACGTGATAAACTCAGGATGATACTCGACATGAAGGCTTGGGAGCAGAAATAGAATGGAGGAAGTGGCTTATGTCCTGGCCAGTTAAATAGATCAGTTGGCTTTCTGACAATAAGAACTCAAGGAAGATAGCTTTCAGTGCCTCGGAAATGTGGTGGGTAAAAATGCTCTTGCACTGAGGTTTCCTAATGATATGAATAGATTGGTGACACTGGGAGGGAAATCCTATTGATTTCTCTAACTCCTGTTTTGCAACCTCTCAGAGAGAGCCACAAATCATGGGATTTGGAAAATGTATGGGATAAAGTGAAGCTGTacaaaaaagtaatagaaaacaCAATGTCTATTTTGAAGTAGGAATTTTCCAGTATTATTTCAAACTTCTTTAATTACTATCTCCTTATTTGCAGAGTTTACGAATGAGCTATTATCAGAATATTAATATATTCCCTTAACATATTTGTTAAGTATTCTTtggttagtttatttttatttcattggtttaaaatgaaaattttattttcaaacctgTGTAAATATAAATGCATGTGAATATGTACTTTAAAGTATTCAAAGGATATATAATAAGAGTTTTCCTAGACTTCTGAGAAACGCAGtagactaggggtgcctggcggACTCTGGTTTGAGTTGGAATTCTGGTTCTccaggttgtaagtttgagcccattttgggtagagattacttaaaattgaaatctctaaaaaaacaaacaaacaaacaaacaaacaaacaaaaaacacctcatGGTAGATTAATAGTATGTGCTTGTATCTTGATTTCTCTAAtagtcttttctctttgaaatcaactatttatttatttgagggagagagtgcatgagcacagcaggagaagaaggggagggagaagcacacttccctgagcagtgagcccagcaGGTGGCTGGATCCTAGAACATGGAGATCATGATGTTAACTGAACTTAGAAGCTTAATTGAATAGCCAACCAAGCCCCTCTAATAGTCTTTAAGAACTTTAGCAAAGCTGTCCTAAAGGGCAGTAAGCTGAAAACAGAAAGCGAAACAGGAAAGAACCTATCAGCAGACAGTGCcatcataattttagaaaatgagcTGTATATGGACAGAGGGGAACTTGCATGAGAGACTAAATAAGGAGAAACCCAGGCCTGGTGTAGAAGAACCTCAGTGTGTGCTGTGCCCTCCAGAAAGGTTTGGGGGAAAAGAAGCACcacataattttagaaaattgaggaagatggcagaaggaagaatacaagtagacagagtggtcACCTTGGGTCTCAGAATTAAGCATATGATGCTTGGAAGCTTACTGTGGTTCAGTTGAGGTAAGGGAAACACATAAATTCAAAACCTTACAACCAAAATCTGGTGTCCATTCTGGCCTATCTGAacagagctgagctgagctgtggaaaaaaaacaatgagaagGAGACCATGGTGAGTGGATCTGTCATCTGAGGGCTACAGCTTGAACTCTTCAGCAGAGAATGATCAGAtttttctgcttttggctctaACATAGGCATCTGAACAGGCATAGGTAGTGAGGAAGAACACTAGCATAACAATAGGTACATTGAAAGAGCTACAGTGATTAGTCTAAACGCTTTGCCTTCTTATCATAGTGTGATTTATTTCTACCTTAAATCACAGAATGTGAACATACATGACTCTTAAAACCATTTGTTcataattattacattttatgttgtttatataattaattacaaGCAGTTTTTTAAAGTTATGGAATGCTTCTGGAATTTTAATGTCATTCTTGCACAAGGGTCATGCTGatttttctctgtatcattctaattttagtatatgtgctgccaaagcgagcccTACCTGTCATATTTTCAGTAAGTGCCATCCACCCACTTTTATCATACATGCAATGAGTAAACATATCACAGTTCGCTAAATCATTGATCCACAATCCtcatttcaatataaattttactcATGTATATTTTCAGTTGTAATGTTTTTAGTTAAAATTGCTTAATGCCCACTGGGTGCCGTATccaactgatgaattgttgaacactacatctgaaactatgTGAGGTACTATGTGttgctaactgaatttaaataagaaaaagttgCCTAATGCAAAAGGATGTGGGGTAGTGAGACTCTTAGCTAGAACACAGAGAATTATGACAGGACTCATACAACTTGCTATACCAGGAAACCCCTGTTTCCCGTTCTGGGGCCACAGCAGCACATAACCAGCAATCCTTTCCTCATCCTGTCAAGTTCTTCTCACAGTGCTGAGCCCTGAAGTTGAAGGGGAAGAAGACATTTTCCTTCTAGTGGGAGAACTCAAACATGTTGCTCTCCAACCTTCTCAAGGTGGTCATGGCTTCCGTGTGGCTAGGTAAGGATGGTCCCTGTGGGAATGTGTCTCCTCTATGACTTAAAATCAAGAGAGATAGGCAGGATCTTGTGCATACCTTGGGAAGAAGGGATGACAGTGGGTAAAACAGATGTTCTTTGTGCCACTCACCTATTCCAGAAGTCTCagattctgtgggtttttttttttcccccttcaggaTCCACTATTGCCCAGAAGGTCACTCAAGCCCAACCAGCAATGTTAGTGCAGGAGAAGGGGACTGTCATTCTGGAATGCACATATAACACCAATGAACCATGTTATAGTCTTTTGTGGTACAAGCAGCCCAGCAGTGGGGCAATGATTCTCCTTATTCGTCAGGATTCTTACAACCTGCAAAATGCCACTGAAGGTCGCTACTCACTGAATTTTCAGAAGACAAGAAATTTCATTCAACTTGTTATCTCAGCTTCACAGCTGGAGGACTCTGCAGTGTATTTCTGTGCACTGTGGGAGTCCATAGTGAGAGGCATGATGGAAGGAGGTATACCCATCAACAGGGCTCTTGTTGCTGCTTCTTCCTGCAGTAGGGCCCAAGGGGGGCAATTGCCATCCCAGACAGGAAGTGGCACAGGTGTAGGCTTAGAGGGAGAACCTCATTTTAAGAAAACACCACTCTGGATAAGAGTTATCATTCTTCAAACACTTCCTAATCCCTGAAAAGTTgtgctaaaattattttttggagaCTAGAGTAACCATAATAAATAATTTGCCATTTTGCAGTTAGATTCAGCCAGAGAATTGGCTAAGGAAGTTTAGAAACCTTTGGCTCAAGGTCAGCAATAATGTGTGTTAGTTGTTGGATTTTTCAAATCACTttgttcagtaaacatttactgagcttgT is from Mustela lutreola isolate mMusLut2 chromosome 7, mMusLut2.pri, whole genome shotgun sequence and encodes:
- the LOC131837187 gene encoding uncharacterized protein LOC131837187, giving the protein MVPVGMCLLYDLKSREIGRILCIPWEEGMTVGKTDVLCATHLFQKSQILWVFFFPPSGSTIAQKVTQAQPAMLVQEKGTVILECTYNTNEPCYSLLWYKQPSSGAMILLIRQDSYNLQNATEGRYSLNFQKTRNFIQLVISASQLEDSAVYFCALWESIVRGMMEGGIPINRALVAASSCSRAQGGQLPSQTGSGTGVGLEGEPHFKKTPLWIRVIILQTLPNP